In one Leptospira mayottensis 200901116 genomic region, the following are encoded:
- a CDS encoding LIC_20245 family lipoprotein, with protein sequence MNRKIIYSIIIIFLIFSVYLFFFNEENPVVKDSPEDEKLKSGLSRSTVMRQEDSLFESGNFLDFSGSEESEKLAVSNGDITSIDDEVPTAGGYSSLSFEEKEKIRKEVIQKVKPLAERFPDNTLIPRELTEEQEEKRKKDEEKLDKIRGVLLEGGEVAKSEMEFYLDSKIKKSNDMTEILEYSMKFFKDSGKSYPDTSMKIIEDRLQSLRESKDELLNAKKNLESN encoded by the coding sequence ATGAATAGAAAAATAATATATTCAATTATCATAATTTTCTTAATTTTTTCGGTTTATCTCTTTTTTTTCAATGAAGAAAATCCTGTCGTAAAAGATTCTCCTGAGGATGAAAAACTAAAAAGTGGACTCAGCCGAAGTACGGTAATGAGGCAAGAAGATTCCCTCTTTGAATCCGGAAATTTCTTGGATTTTTCCGGATCAGAGGAATCGGAAAAATTGGCTGTTTCAAACGGAGATATCACTTCTATCGACGATGAGGTTCCGACAGCGGGCGGATATTCGAGTTTATCTTTTGAAGAAAAAGAAAAAATTCGAAAAGAAGTAATTCAAAAGGTCAAACCTCTCGCGGAACGTTTCCCTGATAATACTCTGATTCCTAGAGAGTTAACCGAAGAACAGGAGGAAAAGCGGAAAAAAGACGAAGAGAAACTGGATAAAATTCGCGGGGTTTTGTTGGAAGGAGGGGAAGTCGCCAAGTCTGAGATGGAATTTTATCTGGATTCTAAGATCAAAAAGTCGAATGATATGACTGAAATTTTGGAATACAGTATGAAATTTTTCAAGGATTCCGGCAAATCTTATCCGGACACTTCTATGAAAATCATCGAAGATCGTCTACAATCTCTTCGGGAAAGTAAAGACGAGTTGTTAAATGCAAAGAAGAATTTGGAATCAAATTGA
- the speE gene encoding polyamine aminopropyltransferase, producing MELWLDEALELKNGRALKIKVKEFLHSRTTPFQKIDVFESVGFGRMFTLDGVVMMTEADEFAYHEMIVHVPMMSHPNPEKVLVIGGGDGGTVREVLKYPSVKEVHLCEIDKGVIDVCYEYFPEIANAMKDPRVKHAYEDGAKYVKDYRNYFDCIMVDSSDPVGPAEVLFKRPFYETMADCLKEGGICTTQGESFYYHGPIIRELFNFIPEIFKHCGYYYTVVPTYPSGIIGFTYCSKGPDPYTVVPDLQRVPQGLKYYSAEMHRAAFVLPQFAQKHIVRK from the coding sequence ATGGAACTCTGGTTAGACGAAGCATTAGAACTCAAAAATGGACGCGCTCTTAAAATCAAGGTAAAGGAGTTCCTGCATTCCAGGACGACTCCTTTCCAAAAGATAGACGTATTTGAATCCGTAGGTTTTGGAAGAATGTTCACTCTCGACGGAGTGGTCATGATGACTGAAGCCGATGAGTTTGCATATCACGAGATGATTGTTCACGTTCCTATGATGAGTCACCCAAATCCGGAAAAGGTTCTGGTGATCGGAGGAGGAGACGGAGGAACGGTTCGCGAGGTTCTCAAATACCCTTCCGTGAAGGAAGTTCACCTTTGTGAAATTGACAAGGGTGTGATCGACGTTTGTTACGAATACTTTCCCGAGATCGCAAATGCGATGAAGGATCCTCGAGTAAAACACGCATACGAAGACGGTGCGAAATACGTAAAAGATTATCGGAATTATTTCGATTGTATTATGGTTGATTCTTCCGATCCTGTTGGTCCTGCCGAAGTCCTTTTCAAAAGACCTTTCTATGAAACGATGGCTGACTGTTTGAAAGAAGGTGGAATTTGTACGACTCAGGGAGAAAGTTTCTATTATCATGGGCCGATCATCCGCGAGTTGTTCAACTTCATTCCGGAGATTTTTAAACATTGCGGTTACTATTATACTGTTGTTCCGACATATCCTTCCGGAATCATCGGATTTACATATTGCTCTAAGGGACCGGATCCTTATACCGTAGTTCCCGATCTCCAAAGAGTTCCACAGGGGTTGAAGTATTATTCTGCGGAGATGCACAGAGCGGCGTTTGTGCTTCCCCAGTTTGCACAAAAGCATATCGTTCGCAAATAA
- the alr gene encoding alanine racemase produces the protein MKETASSWIEISKRSLSNNLNSFRSILRPGSILTAILKSNAYGHGTDLMAKLCIEEGVSRIGVNSIEEAQSIRKIDPKIPILIMGEIQNPEQQKEALSDPNFWIIFSRPETARIFSSLNPSPKLHLKIDTGMGRLGNHGETLKYTLGELKKAGIALDGICTHFASTEDVLEHKYSLMQIQKFEKAVLLAESFGYKNLIRHMCASASAMLFSYAHYEMVRVGISLYGLWPSIQTRLSLNLNGNKNFRLSPILSWKTRIVHIQNHPANSYIGYGSTFQTSYPTKVAIVPIGYYEGLDRKLSSNGDMLILGKRARIIGRICMNMTMLDVTHIPGADVGSIVTVIGQDGEELITADDIADRTHTINYEITTRISESICRIVVD, from the coding sequence ATGAAAGAAACTGCCTCTTCCTGGATCGAAATCTCAAAACGTTCTCTGAGTAATAATCTGAATAGTTTTCGTTCCATTTTACGCCCGGGTTCTATTCTTACCGCAATCTTAAAATCGAACGCATACGGTCACGGAACGGATCTGATGGCTAAACTCTGCATCGAAGAAGGTGTTTCACGCATTGGAGTCAACTCAATCGAAGAAGCCCAGAGTATCAGAAAGATCGATCCGAAAATTCCAATCCTAATCATGGGAGAAATTCAGAACCCGGAACAACAGAAAGAAGCTCTATCCGATCCCAATTTCTGGATCATATTCTCAAGACCGGAAACGGCTCGAATTTTTTCCTCATTGAACCCCTCTCCAAAACTCCATCTCAAGATCGATACGGGAATGGGAAGATTAGGAAATCACGGAGAAACCTTAAAATACACATTAGGGGAATTGAAAAAAGCTGGCATTGCTCTCGACGGAATCTGCACTCATTTTGCAAGCACAGAAGACGTTTTAGAACATAAGTATTCCCTAATGCAGATTCAAAAGTTCGAGAAAGCGGTTTTACTCGCGGAGTCCTTCGGTTACAAAAATTTAATCCGACATATGTGTGCCTCCGCTTCCGCAATGCTGTTCTCCTACGCCCACTACGAAATGGTTAGAGTGGGAATTTCCTTATACGGGCTCTGGCCGAGCATACAAACCAGACTTTCCTTAAACCTCAACGGAAATAAAAATTTCCGACTGAGTCCGATCCTTTCCTGGAAAACCCGTATCGTTCACATCCAAAATCATCCCGCCAACAGTTATATCGGTTACGGTTCCACCTTTCAAACCTCGTATCCTACGAAAGTAGCGATTGTTCCGATCGGTTATTACGAAGGACTCGATCGAAAACTTTCGAGTAACGGAGACATGTTGATTCTCGGCAAAAGAGCGAGAATCATCGGTCGAATCTGTATGAATATGACGATGTTGGACGTTACACATATCCCCGGAGCGGATGTGGGGAGCATCGTCACGGTCATTGGCCAAGACGGAGAAGAACTAATCACGGCGGACGATATTGCGGATCGAACTCATACGATCAACTACGAAATCACAACGAGAATCAGCGAATCCATTTGTAGGATTGTGGTAGACTAG
- a CDS encoding DUF2505 family protein: MKYKIVQQFPVPLKDLLKAREDRYKYLDKFPELKNVELLEEKKNGNLVYQKRKVKLAESMPKVLATLLSDPSLLENSTFDLNTNTHEFTLAPPGNESIVQISGVSVYKELGPDKSERSYDVEVKSGVFLMGAAIEAVIEEVHKHSLEKDKNSISEFLNSYKS; encoded by the coding sequence ATGAAATATAAGATAGTTCAACAATTTCCCGTCCCATTGAAGGACCTTTTAAAAGCAAGGGAAGATCGTTATAAATATTTGGATAAATTTCCAGAGTTGAAAAATGTAGAACTTTTAGAAGAAAAAAAGAACGGTAACTTGGTCTATCAAAAGCGCAAAGTGAAACTTGCCGAATCCATGCCTAAGGTCCTGGCCACTCTACTTTCCGATCCGTCTTTATTAGAAAATTCTACATTTGATTTGAATACAAATACGCATGAATTCACTTTGGCTCCTCCCGGAAATGAAAGTATCGTTCAGATCAGTGGAGTTTCCGTTTATAAGGAACTGGGTCCGGACAAGTCCGAAAGAAGTTATGATGTGGAAGTGAAATCCGGAGTTTTTTTGATGGGTGCGGCAATTGAGGCCGTCATCGAAGAAGTACATAAACATTCTTTGGAAAAGGATAAAAATTCTATCTCCGAATTTCTAAATTCCTATAAGTCTTAG
- a CDS encoding KamA family radical SAM protein has product MSSSTFYPSLSDLETSSEWLHWKWQIQNRIKTQTQLSEHLELTEKETLSFEACSEFFEFSVTPYYLNLADTKDPNCPIRLQIVPHQEELIRNGFERQDPLAEEIYMPVKGVTHRYPDRALWYLSHVCAVYCRFCTRKRKVSKSLHTPGREEWDQALIYFRSHKEIKEVILSGGDPLNLSDEKLDYLLRELKSISHINQVRIHSRYPVTLPMRIDSSLCSVLKKHFPIYLVTHFNHPKEITPLVQERISLLIQEGNAIVLNQSVLLKGINDSAETLKELFYGLTAIGIKPYYLHQCDEVLGSGDFRVEIERGVEIMKQIRGRISGLSVPLYVVDLTGGGGKVPLPTFYLTEKTDRSYVFRNYQDELYEISY; this is encoded by the coding sequence ATGTCCAGTTCCACTTTTTATCCATCTTTATCCGATTTAGAAACTTCTTCGGAGTGGTTACATTGGAAATGGCAGATTCAAAATAGAATCAAAACACAAACGCAGTTATCCGAACATCTTGAACTTACTGAAAAAGAGACTCTCTCCTTCGAAGCTTGTTCCGAGTTTTTCGAATTTTCCGTTACGCCCTATTATTTAAATCTCGCAGATACAAAAGATCCGAACTGTCCGATCCGGCTCCAGATTGTTCCACATCAGGAAGAATTGATCCGAAACGGTTTTGAAAGACAGGATCCTCTTGCGGAAGAAATCTACATGCCTGTGAAAGGAGTTACACACAGATATCCAGATCGTGCACTTTGGTATCTATCGCATGTATGTGCGGTTTATTGCAGATTCTGCACCCGCAAAAGAAAGGTCAGTAAATCCTTACACACACCCGGCAGGGAAGAATGGGATCAGGCTCTGATTTATTTTCGATCACATAAAGAAATCAAGGAAGTGATTCTTTCCGGAGGAGATCCTCTTAATCTTTCCGATGAAAAATTGGATTATCTCCTGCGAGAATTAAAATCCATTTCGCATATCAATCAAGTGAGAATTCATTCCAGATATCCAGTTACACTTCCGATGAGAATCGATTCTTCGCTATGTTCCGTTCTTAAAAAACATTTCCCGATATATTTGGTCACCCATTTCAATCACCCAAAAGAGATCACCCCTCTCGTTCAGGAAAGAATTTCCCTTTTGATCCAAGAAGGGAATGCGATAGTTCTGAACCAAAGCGTCCTTTTAAAAGGAATCAACGATTCAGCTGAAACGTTAAAGGAACTCTTCTATGGATTAACCGCTATCGGAATCAAACCTTATTATCTACATCAGTGCGACGAGGTTTTGGGAAGCGGAGATTTTCGAGTCGAAATTGAAAGAGGAGTCGAAATTATGAAACAGATCCGAGGAAGAATTTCCGGTTTATCGGTTCCACTATATGTAGTGGATTTAACCGGAGGTGGAGGTAAGGTCCCGCTTCCAACTTTTTATCTGACGGAAAAAACGGATCGTTCTTACGTCTTTCGAAATTATCAGGACGAACTTTATGAAATCAGTTATTAA
- a CDS encoding S-adenosylmethionine decarboxylase, whose translation MSLKTRETQKLVTRFSYLRNSLEIQTTDLGETYLSTREPVPVGEVVAVWGGKAVHKNELAGLSGLATPHRVNRDFYLVSPLHDDGIDSIHLIRQKENANCGYQGDITLVALRDIAAGEEISFHPAMNSPELALSQGKNADAFRTRFHKHFPTYIQSQIDADPELKVHPAFVDGAWGLLTSIDLESCDPGLIRDADAIKRYVIELCDLIEMKRFGETIVVHFGEDERVAGYSMLQLIETSCISAHFANDTNTSYIDIFSCKCYDPKVASEFTRKFFQGGAMRLTVTNRF comes from the coding sequence ATGAGTCTGAAAACCAGAGAAACACAAAAACTAGTTACCCGTTTTTCTTATCTCAGAAATTCTCTTGAGATTCAAACTACCGATTTAGGAGAAACGTACCTCTCTACAAGAGAGCCGGTCCCTGTCGGTGAAGTCGTAGCCGTTTGGGGCGGAAAGGCCGTTCATAAGAACGAACTTGCCGGTCTTTCGGGGTTGGCTACTCCCCATCGTGTAAATCGGGACTTTTATTTGGTGTCTCCTTTGCACGATGACGGAATTGATTCGATTCATCTGATCCGTCAGAAAGAAAATGCCAATTGTGGTTATCAAGGCGATATCACTTTGGTAGCTCTGAGAGACATTGCCGCCGGGGAAGAGATTTCTTTTCACCCTGCGATGAATTCTCCGGAACTGGCTCTTTCGCAGGGGAAAAATGCGGACGCGTTTCGCACCCGATTTCACAAACATTTTCCGACTTATATCCAGTCTCAGATTGATGCAGACCCGGAATTGAAAGTGCATCCCGCTTTTGTCGACGGAGCTTGGGGACTTTTGACTTCGATTGATTTGGAGTCCTGTGATCCGGGCTTAATCCGTGACGCGGATGCGATCAAACGTTACGTCATTGAACTTTGCGATCTTATAGAAATGAAACGTTTCGGGGAAACTATCGTCGTTCACTTCGGTGAAGACGAAAGAGTCGCGGGATATTCCATGCTTCAATTGATCGAGACTTCTTGTATTTCGGCTCACTTTGCAAACGATACCAATACTTCGTATATCGATATTTTCTCCTGTAAATGTTATGACCCGAAAGTGGCTTCCGAGTTTACCCGTAAGTTTTTCCAAGGCGGCGCGATGAGACTCACCGTGACCAACCGCTTCTAA
- the pyrF gene encoding orotidine-5'-phosphate decarboxylase produces the protein MNFQSKFLIRSRSLRSLLCVGLDPDYSKLPEVVQRSPESLFYFCREIIDATATYAVAYKPNIAFFEVFGSSGIRQFEKVIGHLKSNYPQIPIVADIKRGDLDNTARQYARYYFGDLQVDSLTLSPYMGLDTLRPFLEYQDHLVFWLCLTSNPDSIQFQKKRFSETGRTLYEEVAYVANSISPLNLGFVVGATNPSELEILRKQNPDRIFLIPGFGAQGAKLDDLLPVCGRYSLINSSRGIHFASDGLDFAARANQEAEKIHKTMQTKFSFL, from the coding sequence GTGAATTTCCAAAGTAAATTCCTGATCCGAAGTCGATCTCTTCGATCTCTGCTTTGTGTAGGACTGGACCCCGATTATTCCAAACTTCCCGAAGTTGTTCAGCGAAGTCCCGAATCCCTCTTTTATTTTTGTAGAGAGATCATAGATGCAACCGCTACCTATGCAGTCGCATACAAACCAAACATCGCGTTTTTCGAAGTGTTCGGTTCTTCTGGGATTCGTCAGTTCGAAAAAGTGATCGGACATCTCAAAAGTAATTATCCTCAGATTCCCATTGTTGCGGACATCAAACGGGGAGATCTTGATAACACTGCGAGACAATATGCGCGTTATTATTTCGGAGATCTGCAGGTGGATAGCTTGACTCTTTCTCCTTATATGGGTCTTGATACTTTGCGTCCTTTTTTGGAATATCAAGATCATCTTGTATTCTGGTTATGTTTAACTTCCAATCCGGATTCGATTCAGTTTCAAAAGAAAAGATTTTCGGAAACCGGCCGCACTCTTTATGAAGAAGTCGCATACGTGGCAAATTCGATTTCTCCTTTGAATCTAGGCTTCGTAGTCGGGGCGACCAATCCTTCCGAATTAGAAATTCTTCGTAAACAAAATCCGGATCGAATCTTTTTGATTCCCGGTTTCGGTGCGCAAGGTGCGAAGTTGGATGATCTTTTGCCGGTTTGCGGTCGTTATTCGTTGATTAATTCTTCGAGAGGGATACATTTCGCTTCCGACGGTTTGGATTTTGCAGCACGCGCGAATCAAGAAGCCGAAAAGATCCATAAGACAATGCAAACCAAATTTTCCTTTTTATAA
- a CDS encoding 1-acyl-sn-glycerol-3-phosphate acyltransferase, producing MQETSAIPKDPNTTQIVYSTKTYDRLIGLVYKTRGILFDSIDEYFSENNRDQVLNAYYPTVIIGNHVEEGDVPALSVIYRAIQPKIKFAIPAREDILKKNFLVKEFRPKGTLRLIFGLIDKTNLIPVLLRYIGCFPVKRPFRDNARELLKSGELRNMVDQEWNVLVEKVTSGRNLFLFPEGTFNQDGYLNQIKRGVYFIRTKIKDIHFISFTLTYDYISAKKTQLHIAYGETFDISENASNDEVTNIVKEKLGKNYVVTSGNLLSMILMRLGTETTVGKEILFKRLQNFADEIKKKGKKIYVSGKLFSSHLEETFQHILNKGLENKLLKLDGNGEVFGTEKLLYKDGDTRNLRKKNEFLYHANQLTYHKPELDKILLSLT from the coding sequence ATGCAAGAGACCTCCGCTATTCCCAAAGATCCAAATACAACTCAAATCGTTTATTCTACAAAAACCTACGATCGACTAATCGGTCTCGTATATAAAACCAGAGGAATCTTATTTGATTCCATCGACGAATATTTTTCGGAAAACAATCGCGACCAGGTCTTAAATGCGTATTATCCTACCGTTATTATAGGAAATCACGTAGAGGAAGGAGACGTTCCCGCACTCTCCGTAATTTACAGAGCGATTCAACCCAAAATTAAGTTTGCGATCCCGGCGAGAGAGGATATTTTAAAAAAAAATTTTTTAGTCAAAGAATTTCGGCCTAAAGGAACTTTAAGACTTATCTTCGGACTGATAGACAAAACAAACCTGATACCGGTATTATTAAGATACATCGGATGTTTTCCCGTTAAACGTCCGTTTCGCGATAATGCAAGAGAACTCTTAAAAAGTGGAGAATTGAGGAACATGGTCGATCAGGAATGGAACGTTTTAGTCGAGAAAGTGACTTCTGGAAGAAACCTGTTTCTATTCCCGGAAGGAACATTCAATCAAGATGGTTATCTGAATCAAATCAAGAGAGGTGTTTACTTCATCCGCACGAAGATCAAAGACATTCATTTTATTTCTTTTACCCTTACATACGATTATATTTCTGCAAAAAAGACCCAACTTCATATCGCCTACGGGGAAACTTTCGACATTTCCGAAAACGCAAGCAACGACGAAGTAACGAACATTGTAAAAGAAAAATTAGGCAAGAATTATGTGGTGACCTCCGGAAATCTTCTTTCGATGATTTTAATGCGACTGGGAACCGAAACTACGGTCGGTAAGGAAATACTTTTCAAACGTTTACAAAACTTTGCAGACGAGATAAAAAAGAAGGGAAAAAAAATCTATGTTTCCGGAAAATTGTTCAGCTCTCATTTAGAAGAAACCTTTCAACATATATTAAACAAAGGTCTGGAAAATAAACTTCTAAAACTCGACGGGAATGGAGAAGTATTCGGAACCGAAAAACTTCTTTATAAGGACGGAGACACGAGAAACCTTAGAAAGAAAAACGAATTTTTGTATCACGCGAATCAACTCACCTACCATAAACCGGAGTTGGACAAGATTCTTCTTTCTTTAACTTAA
- a CDS encoding YqaA family protein, with protein sequence MEQNIWEIFSKLIPIYGGVGLAIVAFAAATIFPLSSEAALTLAIVSGLSPLEAVVWASFGNCTACIVNYFLGCGSEVFVRKKLESSPTFQNLYQKMNTIGWPILLLSFLPVIGDPITILAGFLKQRLWLFVSIVFTLRIVRYILLTFVLIRS encoded by the coding sequence GTGGAGCAGAATATTTGGGAAATTTTTTCTAAACTGATTCCAATATATGGCGGCGTTGGACTTGCGATTGTTGCCTTCGCTGCGGCGACGATTTTTCCGCTCAGTTCCGAGGCGGCTTTAACTCTTGCGATTGTTTCGGGACTTTCTCCGTTGGAAGCAGTTGTTTGGGCTTCGTTCGGGAATTGCACCGCCTGTATAGTTAACTATTTCCTTGGTTGCGGCTCGGAAGTATTTGTTCGCAAAAAGTTGGAATCCTCTCCAACGTTTCAAAATCTCTATCAAAAGATGAATACGATCGGTTGGCCGATTTTGTTGTTATCCTTTTTACCCGTCATCGGAGATCCGATTACCATTCTTGCCGGTTTTTTGAAACAGAGACTATGGTTGTTCGTGAGCATCGTATTCACTTTACGGATTGTTCGTTATATCTTACTAACATTTGTCTTGATTCGATCGTAA
- a CDS encoding phosphate ABC transporter substrate-binding protein: MKFKFMIFITIVGMLAGNCKPKETITVTGSETMHVMLQMIGLEYSRKKSEFQVVVHGGGSIEGIEKLFQDKTDIAAASRPLTEAELKEFNSKGKFESLVVAYDGIAIIVHPSNPIRRISLEEASKIFAGEITDWSKIGGKPGKIDVLIRNDKSGTAAYFETHVLKQKDLGIKNFETRKNLVYSKTAKIVADNDAMTVAIDSNPNAIGFMGMGSALFENKGRVRALEYSLSGKGPFVIPNIENVYNRKYELSRGLYLFYLSDHGQKIDNFITYVTSEEGQKTVLKSGYLRGTLPTVEVEVKK; encoded by the coding sequence ATGAAATTCAAGTTTATGATTTTTATCACAATCGTCGGCATGCTTGCCGGAAATTGTAAGCCAAAAGAAACGATCACGGTCACCGGTTCGGAGACGATGCACGTAATGCTTCAGATGATCGGTTTGGAATATTCACGCAAGAAATCGGAATTTCAAGTGGTGGTTCACGGCGGAGGATCGATCGAAGGAATCGAAAAATTATTTCAAGACAAAACGGACATTGCCGCAGCCAGTAGGCCTCTTACAGAAGCGGAGCTCAAGGAATTCAATTCCAAAGGTAAGTTCGAATCACTTGTGGTCGCCTATGACGGAATTGCAATCATTGTTCATCCATCCAATCCGATTCGCAGAATCAGCTTGGAAGAGGCGTCTAAAATTTTTGCGGGAGAAATCACGGACTGGTCCAAGATAGGGGGTAAACCCGGAAAGATAGACGTATTGATTCGAAACGACAAATCCGGAACCGCGGCCTACTTTGAAACTCACGTTCTCAAACAAAAAGATTTAGGGATTAAAAACTTCGAGACAAGAAAGAATTTGGTATATTCCAAAACCGCTAAAATCGTAGCGGACAATGACGCAATGACTGTGGCAATTGATTCCAACCCGAATGCGATCGGATTTATGGGAATGGGAAGCGCTCTCTTTGAAAACAAAGGCAGAGTACGCGCTTTAGAATATTCTCTTTCTGGAAAAGGTCCTTTCGTGATTCCTAACATCGAAAACGTGTATAACAGAAAGTATGAACTCTCCAGAGGACTCTATTTGTTCTATCTTTCCGATCACGGACAAAAGATAGATAATTTCATCACCTACGTTACAAGTGAAGAAGGACAGAAGACGGTTCTCAAAAGCGGGTATTTAAGAGGAACCCTTCCGACCGTAGAAGTCGAAGTCAAAAAATAG
- the efp gene encoding elongation factor P yields MILGITEVKKGMVLKVEGDLYSVVKTEFVNPGKGSAFIRTKLKSLTKSSSIERTFKAAEKLESVELEKRNMTICYTEGDDIIFMDSNDFEQMPVSKEYVEDILPFLKEETPMEVTFYEGKPIGVIPPNFSILEVTYAEEGLKGDTSGTAQKRVTVETGGEINVPIFVKQGDIIKIDLRDLTYVERVSR; encoded by the coding sequence ATGATTCTTGGTATCACAGAAGTAAAAAAAGGTATGGTTCTCAAAGTAGAAGGAGATCTTTACTCGGTCGTTAAAACTGAATTTGTAAACCCGGGTAAAGGTTCGGCTTTTATCAGAACGAAGCTTAAAAGTCTTACCAAAAGCAGTTCGATTGAGCGTACTTTCAAAGCGGCGGAAAAATTAGAGAGCGTCGAATTAGAAAAACGAAATATGACCATCTGCTACACCGAAGGGGACGATATCATCTTCATGGATTCCAACGATTTCGAACAAATGCCGGTGTCTAAAGAATATGTGGAAGACATTCTTCCTTTTTTAAAAGAGGAAACTCCAATGGAGGTTACTTTCTACGAAGGAAAACCGATCGGAGTGATTCCCCCGAACTTTTCCATTCTTGAAGTGACTTACGCCGAAGAAGGTCTCAAAGGAGACACGTCCGGTACGGCTCAAAAAAGAGTTACCGTGGAGACCGGAGGAGAAATCAACGTCCCAATATTCGTAAAGCAGGGGGATATCATTAAAATAGACCTGCGGGATCTCACTTACGTGGAAAGGGTCAGTAGATAA
- the speD gene encoding adenosylmethionine decarboxylase codes for MNALGKHVIAEFYDCDYEIINNHELVEDIMLKSVDLSGATTIKSVFHRFSPYGVSGVVVVSESHFAIHTWPEYGYCAVDVFTCGDLIDNQAALDYLKEKFGSKNISVVEMKRGVLNLGVDLHHKPVGN; via the coding sequence TTGAACGCATTGGGAAAACATGTAATCGCCGAGTTCTATGACTGCGATTATGAAATCATTAACAACCACGAATTAGTTGAGGACATCATGTTAAAGTCCGTTGACCTGTCAGGTGCCACGACGATTAAGTCGGTTTTTCATAGGTTCAGTCCGTATGGAGTGAGCGGTGTTGTTGTTGTTAGTGAGTCCCATTTTGCGATTCATACCTGGCCCGAATACGGCTATTGTGCCGTGGACGTATTTACCTGTGGGGATCTCATTGATAACCAGGCGGCTCTGGATTATCTAAAAGAGAAATTCGGCTCGAAGAACATTTCCGTTGTGGAAATGAAACGTGGTGTATTAAATTTAGGCGTAGACCTTCATCACAAGCCAGTTGGGAATTAA